The DNA sequence TCTGGACGAACATTCCGGTCGCCCTCGTCCGTCAGGCAGGTCTCGACATCGGCAGCCACGTCAAGGTAACGATTTTGTATCGGGACCGGATCGTCTACGAACAAACACTGCTCTTCGGTCATTCGTTCGCGGATGTGCCAGTCGGTTCAGGAGTCGTCTACATCAACTCGCTGGATCAGATTGCGCTCGCCTTAAATCAAGGTACGTTTGCGCATGCATTTGAAGTTGGAATCGGAAATGATTGGAGTGTTAATGTACAACAAATCAAAGGAGGAGATCGAACATGAAAGGATTTACGACAAAACAGATCGTCGCAACCGGGATCGGAGCAGCTGTATTCATCATTTTAAGTCGATTCGCTGCGATTCCGACGGGCGTACCGAACACGTCAATCGAGACAGCCTATGCGTTTCTCGCATTCATGGCAGTCTTATTTGGACCGGTTACAGCTGGCCTGATTGGTCTGATTGGTCACGGATTAAAAGATGCGATTTTATACGGTTCCCCGTGGTGGAGTTGGGTCATCGTCTCTGGATTCGTCGGTTTTGGAATCGGGTTGATTGCTAATCGGATTCGTTTAGAAGAAGGCGGATTGACGACACGCAAAATCATCTTATTCAATGCCACACAAGCCATCGTTCAAGCGATCGGATGGATCATCCTCGCACCAGTACTCGATATCTTGATTTATGCAGAGCCAGCGAACAAAGTCTTTGTTCAAGGGGCTGTTGCCGCGACATCAAATATCTTGACGGTCGGAGTCATCGGCACGTTACTGCTCGTCACATATGCCAAAACAAGAAGTAAAGCAGGCAGCTTAAAACGCGAAGCTTGACCGAATGAGCTATGAACCTGTGCGAAGAGACGACAGGGACATAGCTCATTTAGCTTGGGGGGAGAAGAACATGACAAACGTGATTGAATTTCAGGATTTTTCATTTACATATCGAAGTCAGTCGGAACCGACGCTTCGCCAGATTCAGTTAACGATTCAAGCAGGCGAACGCATCTTAATCGTTGGACCGTCGGGTTCAGGGAAAAGTACGCTCGCCCAGTGCATCAATGGGTTGATTCCGTTCTCGTATCCGGGAACGTGGGAAGGTCAGGTCCTGATCAAAGGTCAGGACGCGCGGGAGTTATCGTTGTTTGATCGTTCGTTGCATATTGGTACGGTGTTACAAGATCCGGATGCACAATTCGTTGGCTTATCGGTCGGTGAAGATATTGCCTTTGCGCTCGAAAATAAACAGACAGGGCGCCCGGAAATGCAGGAGATCGTCGAACGCGTCGCACGGATGACGGATGTTGAGACACTACTGCAATCACGATTGAATGATTTATCAGGAGGACAGCGACAACGGGCGGCATTAGCTGGGGTACTCGTCGAAGATGCGGATATCTTGTTATTTGATGAACCCCTCGCAAACCTCGATCCGATCGCGGGGCAAGAGGCGATGATGTTGATGGATCGTTTGCAGCGTGATACGAATCGAACGTTGATCGTCGTCGAACACCGGATCGAAGATGTTCTTGTCATCCCGTTTGACCGCATCATTGTCATGGTCGATGGGGAAATCATTGCGGACGATCATCCGGATGTTATCTTAAGCAATGGAGTACTTAAACAAGCGATTTTGCGTGAACCGCTCTACGTCAGTGCCGCACGCTGGGCTGGGCTTGCCGTACAATCTTCAGACCAGCCTAGCCGCATCGATCCCTTTTTAAAACGGTTCAATCAGACGAATGTGTTAGAGCGTTTAGAGGAAGTATCTTCAAAAGAAGTTGAAACATCTACTTCATTGCTTGAACTTGAGCAGTTGGCATTTCATTATCGTCAAGAAACGCCAGTGCTTGAGAGTGTGACAGCGACTTTTCAAAAGGGAACGCTAACGACAATCGTCGGTCAGAATGGTGCCGGGAAATCCACGCTTGCGAAAGTGTTGAGTGGTTATCAACGGGCAACGAGTGGCCGAATACTACTGAACGGAAATGATATCACGACCCAATCGATTGGAGAGCGGGCAGGGACAATTGGATTCGTCCTACAAAATCCGAATCATATGATTTCAAAACATCTCGTGCAGGAAGAGATCCGCTATGGCATGCAGGTACTCGGATTAAGTGAGGCGGAAGAACACGAGCGTCTCGAGCAGACGTTACGTCGTTGCGGATTATATCCGTTTCGCAATTGGCCGATCCAAGCACTGAGTTTTGGTCAGAAGAAACGGGTGACGATCGCTTCGATTCTCGTCCGACGACCAGATATTTTGATTCTCGATGAACCAACAGCGGGTCAAGATTACCGGCATTATTCAGATATGATGGACTTTTTGGAAGGCTTGAAACAGGACGGGATGACGTTACTCATCATTACACACGACATGCATCTC is a window from the Exiguobacterium sp. BMC-KP genome containing:
- a CDS encoding ECF-type riboflavin transporter substrate-binding protein is translated as MKGFTTKQIVATGIGAAVFIILSRFAAIPTGVPNTSIETAYAFLAFMAVLFGPVTAGLIGLIGHGLKDAILYGSPWWSWVIVSGFVGFGIGLIANRIRLEEGGLTTRKIILFNATQAIVQAIGWIILAPVLDILIYAEPANKVFVQGAVAATSNILTVGVIGTLLLVTYAKTRSKAGSLKREA
- a CDS encoding DUF3744 domain-containing protein, translated to MTNVIEFQDFSFTYRSQSEPTLRQIQLTIQAGERILIVGPSGSGKSTLAQCINGLIPFSYPGTWEGQVLIKGQDARELSLFDRSLHIGTVLQDPDAQFVGLSVGEDIAFALENKQTGRPEMQEIVERVARMTDVETLLQSRLNDLSGGQRQRAALAGVLVEDADILLFDEPLANLDPIAGQEAMMLMDRLQRDTNRTLIVVEHRIEDVLVIPFDRIIVMVDGEIIADDHPDVILSNGVLKQAILREPLYVSAARWAGLAVQSSDQPSRIDPFLKRFNQTNVLERLEEVSSKEVETSTSLLELEQLAFHYRQETPVLESVTATFQKGTLTTIVGQNGAGKSTLAKVLSGYQRATSGRILLNGNDITTQSIGERAGTIGFVLQNPNHMISKHLVQEEIRYGMQVLGLSEAEEHERLEQTLRRCGLYPFRNWPIQALSFGQKKRVTIASILVRRPDILILDEPTAGQDYRHYSDMMDFLEGLKQDGMTLLIITHDMHLVLEYSDQVCLVQAGRIRYAGTSFGLLNQQQLLHHAHLKQTSLFTIAKHLEVDPERFVESVITTERKEREQWL